In Plodia interpunctella isolate USDA-ARS_2022_Savannah chromosome 19, ilPloInte3.2, whole genome shotgun sequence, a genomic segment contains:
- the LOC128678260 gene encoding uncharacterized protein LOC128678260 isoform X1 — translation MNNRSAAGLRRSAVAERIRLREEWSELKGTPDEPQTNNARSNVLRKQNSFKNVLNKKQTNRLLCKNNYISEKDISKRMQANSEVLHGVVALVDVGAEARALPLRAALSAMGATVVPCWSPLVTHLVWAQGGCRATRAKARALACQLVSPLWAEACAGAARRLPERAFPAAARASDLPSPTTLRQLLKKAEMENVPLLDLLSDKEEERENRPARLRLSSETDHDTSADTSRDTSKDTSNDKSRDTTTDIESRVNTAPRRALPNSSVRTRSPPPSKSRRKLFTQREAELLKKSDDDSDGDTPGKRAKTAVTQRDRKQLARAERMAKKLVTACSTPAPAQGVSLRTTLRPRIVLTGMDRTERHAMCEAIRKLNGRIQSHVNRKTTHVLLGSCTRSESPNRNCSGVTALNITNKNTSSTKTSPKNTRFNTCSRLHLLKSPKSVNNVTSNPINTCSRAMNNVNNVTSIVSNEMRVVHRSELQKARTLNALLGAVRGCRVLNAQWALDSVENNAWLHHHGYEVPHLKKISQKARIERTAFGKMRSEYAYDVFYGIKVRVTTNAEQKDAVIQLLTLCGAVVQNGGDIVRQDGGLTQHGGRMQQNVGLTQNCGRVLQQNDGLTRNGAQNGHQNFDLTVGVRNGEVSSKWVFDSVAAARMRTTRRYINNIHNT, via the exons ATGAATAACAGAAGTGCAGCAGGACTG CGACGATCAGCCGTAGCTGAGAGGATCCGCCTGAGGGAAGAATGGTCAGAATTGAAAGGGACACCAGACGAACCACAGACAAACAATGCCAGGAGCAATGTGCTGAGAAAACAGAACTCGTTTAAGAATGTTCTGAATaaaaaacagacaaacagactactgtgtaaaaataactatataagtgaaaaa GATATTTCAAAGAGAATGCAAGCGAATAGTGAGGTCCTGCACGGCGTGGTGGCTCTGGTGGATGTGGGGGCGGAGGCCCGCGCGCTGCCGCTCAGGGCTGCGCTGTCCGCGATGGGGGCTACTGTCGTGCCTTGTTGGAGCCCACTTGTCACTCATTTGGTGTGGGCTCAAG GCGGGTGTCGAGCCACCCGGGCCAAGGCTCGAGCGCTAGCGTGCCAGCTGGTGTCCCCGCTGTGGGCGGAGGCGTGCgcgggcgcggcgcggcgTCTGCCCGAGCGGGCCTTCCCCGCCGCCGCCAGGGCTTCCGACCTGCCCTCGCCCACGACTCTCAGGCAGCTGCTG AAAAAGGCAGAGATGGAAAACGTACCCCTACTAGATCTGCTATCagataaagaagaagaaagagagAACAGACCAGCTAGACTGCGGTTATCTAGTGAGACTGACCACGACACATCTGCAGACACCTCGCGAGACACGTCGAAGGATACGTCAAACGATAAATCGAGAGATACTACCAcag ATATAGAATCCCGCGTGAACACGGCCCCGCGTAGGGCGTTACCTAACTCATCGGTGCGCACGCGCAGCCCTCCACCGAGCAAATCAAGAAGGAAACTGTTCACGCAGAGAGAAGCCGAGCTTCTGAAGAAATCTGATGATGATTCAG ATGGAGACACTCCAGGAAAGCGCGCCAAAACAGCTGTAACTCAAAGGGATCGCAAGCAACTCGCGCGCGCGGAACGAATGGCGAAGAAACTTGTCACAGCTTGCTCCACCCCCGCCCCCGCACAGGGCGTCAGTCTACGTACCACTTTGAGGCCTAGGATT GTACTAACAGGAATGGATCGCACAGAGCGACACGCTATGTGTGAAGCGATACGAAAACTGAACGGGCGGATACAATCGCATGTCAATCGGAAAACTACACACGTCTTATTGG GCTCATGCACCCGTTCAGAGAGCCCCAACCGTAACTGTTCCGGCGTCACAGCTCTAAAcatcacaaacaaaaatactagtTCCACCAAAACTAGTCCAAAAAATACTAGGTTCAACACCTGTTCCAGGTTACATCTATTAAAAAGCCCAAAAAGCGTAAATAACGTGACAAGTAATCCAATAAATACCTGTTCCAGAGCAATGAATAACGTGAATAACGTAACAAGTATTGTGAGTAACGAAATGAGGGTAGTACACAGGAGTGAATTGCAAAAAGCGCGTACATTGAACGCTTTGTTAGGGGCCGTGAGAGGTTGTAGGGTACTGAACGCGCAATGGGCGTTGGATTCGGTGGAAAATAACGCTTGGTTACATCATCATGGATATGAGGTGCCGCATCTGAAGAAAATTTCAcag AAAGCGCGCATAGAACGAACAGCGTTTGGCAAAATGCGTTCAGAATACGCGTACGATGTTTTTTATGGCATAAAAGTTCGTGTTACAACGAACGCGGAACAAAAAGACGCGGTTATCCAACTCTTGACGTTGTGCGGCGCAGTTGTTCAAAATGGCGGCGATATAGTTCGACAAGATGGCGGATTGACTCAACATGGCGGGCGAATGCAACAAAACGTCGGACTAACACAAAATTGCGGCCGagttttacaacaaaatgaCGGGTTGACTCGAAATGGCGCCCAAAATGGACATCagaattttgatttgacaGTTGGTGTAAGAAATGGCGAAGTGAGTTCCAAATGGGTTTTCGACAGTGTCGCCGCGGCTAGAATGAGAACTACAAGAagatacattaataatatacacaatACATAA
- the BBS5 gene encoding Bardet-Biedl syndrome 5 protein homolog, with product MSKTKTGAVWEDREVLFDLPFAYLRLRPSEKIFDRIEPIEDTKGNSGTKGRMVVTNLRVIWHSLASPRINLSIGLNCVLSTTTKVVNSGLRGTTQALHLLAAFRTSRYEFVFTNLSPNCIRHYTSVVGVHRAYAASRMYRDLKLRTAVIQHKQLKVLPLEKICLNEHSIWNLSSDSGNLGSMVVTNVRVVWHADVNDAFNVSMPYITIESISMKDSKFGEALVFVVRQESGGYVLGFRADPTERLRPLLAELRALHQAYNERPIFGVEMTWGNETTKPTTDDIEELEEIGEPRGEMGPNLYLASQLAQNKSENEVQPVYSSYLGLAIEPLKEGFTLKSLFEVQTNS from the exons ATgtctaaaacaaaaacaggAGCAGTGTGGGAAGATAGAGAAGTTCTTTTTGATCTGCCCTTTGC ATATTTGAGGCTCAGACCAAGCGAGAAGATATTCGACCGTATCGAACCCATAGAAGATACGAAAGGAAACAGCGGCACCAAAGGTCGAATGGTGGTCACCAATCTCAGGGTCATCTGGCACTCGCTTGCTTCACCTAGGATCAACTTGT CAATTGGCCTCAACTGTGTCCTGTCTACAACCACAAAAGTGGTCAACTCCGGTCTACGTGGCACCACTCAGGCTCTCCACCTGCTGGCTGCATTCAGGACTAGCCGCTATGAGTTCGTCTTCACCAACCTGTCTCCTAACTGCATCAGGCACTACACATCTGTCGTTGGCGTACATAG aGCGTACGCAGCGTCTAGGATGTACCGCGACCTGAAGCTGAGAACGGCCGTAATACAACACAAACAGTTGAAAGTGCTGCCTTTAGAAAAG ATTTGCCTGAACGAGCACAGCATTTGGAACCTGTCAAGTGACTCCGGTAACCTCGGCTCCATGGTGGTGACCAACGTGAGGGTAGTCTGGCATGCTGATGTCAACGACGCTTTCAATGTATCCATGCCTTACATCACTATTGAGAGT ATTTCCATGAAAGACTCAAAGTTCGGCGAGGCCCTAGTATTCGTGGTCCGGCAAGAGTCAGGTGGCTACGTGCTGGGCTTCAGGGCAGACCCTACTGAGAGACTCCGCCCCCTGCTGGCCGAGCTGCGAGCGTTGCACCAGGCGTACAACGAGCGACCGATCTTCGGGGTTGAGATGACTTGGGGAAACGAG ACGACAAAGCCAACAACAGATGACATTGAAGAATTGGAAGAAATAGGAGAACCTCGCGGAGAAATGGGGCCTAATCTATACTTAGCATCGCAACTGGCTCAGAATAAATCTGAGAACGAAGTACAGCCTGTTTACAGCTCTTATTTAGGCCTAGCCATCGAACCTTTGAAAGAaggatttactttaaaaagcCTTTTTGAAGTTCAAACCAATTCGTAG
- the LOC128678260 gene encoding uncharacterized protein LOC128678260 isoform X2: MQANSEVLHGVVALVDVGAEARALPLRAALSAMGATVVPCWSPLVTHLVWAQGGCRATRAKARALACQLVSPLWAEACAGAARRLPERAFPAAARASDLPSPTTLRQLLKKAEMENVPLLDLLSDKEEERENRPARLRLSSETDHDTSADTSRDTSKDTSNDKSRDTTTDIESRVNTAPRRALPNSSVRTRSPPPSKSRRKLFTQREAELLKKSDDDSDGDTPGKRAKTAVTQRDRKQLARAERMAKKLVTACSTPAPAQGVSLRTTLRPRIVLTGMDRTERHAMCEAIRKLNGRIQSHVNRKTTHVLLGSCTRSESPNRNCSGVTALNITNKNTSSTKTSPKNTRFNTCSRLHLLKSPKSVNNVTSNPINTCSRAMNNVNNVTSIVSNEMRVVHRSELQKARTLNALLGAVRGCRVLNAQWALDSVENNAWLHHHGYEVPHLKKISQKARIERTAFGKMRSEYAYDVFYGIKVRVTTNAEQKDAVIQLLTLCGAVVQNGGDIVRQDGGLTQHGGRMQQNVGLTQNCGRVLQQNDGLTRNGAQNGHQNFDLTVGVRNGEVSSKWVFDSVAAARMRTTRRYINNIHNT, translated from the exons ATGCAAGCGAATAGTGAGGTCCTGCACGGCGTGGTGGCTCTGGTGGATGTGGGGGCGGAGGCCCGCGCGCTGCCGCTCAGGGCTGCGCTGTCCGCGATGGGGGCTACTGTCGTGCCTTGTTGGAGCCCACTTGTCACTCATTTGGTGTGGGCTCAAG GCGGGTGTCGAGCCACCCGGGCCAAGGCTCGAGCGCTAGCGTGCCAGCTGGTGTCCCCGCTGTGGGCGGAGGCGTGCgcgggcgcggcgcggcgTCTGCCCGAGCGGGCCTTCCCCGCCGCCGCCAGGGCTTCCGACCTGCCCTCGCCCACGACTCTCAGGCAGCTGCTG AAAAAGGCAGAGATGGAAAACGTACCCCTACTAGATCTGCTATCagataaagaagaagaaagagagAACAGACCAGCTAGACTGCGGTTATCTAGTGAGACTGACCACGACACATCTGCAGACACCTCGCGAGACACGTCGAAGGATACGTCAAACGATAAATCGAGAGATACTACCAcag ATATAGAATCCCGCGTGAACACGGCCCCGCGTAGGGCGTTACCTAACTCATCGGTGCGCACGCGCAGCCCTCCACCGAGCAAATCAAGAAGGAAACTGTTCACGCAGAGAGAAGCCGAGCTTCTGAAGAAATCTGATGATGATTCAG ATGGAGACACTCCAGGAAAGCGCGCCAAAACAGCTGTAACTCAAAGGGATCGCAAGCAACTCGCGCGCGCGGAACGAATGGCGAAGAAACTTGTCACAGCTTGCTCCACCCCCGCCCCCGCACAGGGCGTCAGTCTACGTACCACTTTGAGGCCTAGGATT GTACTAACAGGAATGGATCGCACAGAGCGACACGCTATGTGTGAAGCGATACGAAAACTGAACGGGCGGATACAATCGCATGTCAATCGGAAAACTACACACGTCTTATTGG GCTCATGCACCCGTTCAGAGAGCCCCAACCGTAACTGTTCCGGCGTCACAGCTCTAAAcatcacaaacaaaaatactagtTCCACCAAAACTAGTCCAAAAAATACTAGGTTCAACACCTGTTCCAGGTTACATCTATTAAAAAGCCCAAAAAGCGTAAATAACGTGACAAGTAATCCAATAAATACCTGTTCCAGAGCAATGAATAACGTGAATAACGTAACAAGTATTGTGAGTAACGAAATGAGGGTAGTACACAGGAGTGAATTGCAAAAAGCGCGTACATTGAACGCTTTGTTAGGGGCCGTGAGAGGTTGTAGGGTACTGAACGCGCAATGGGCGTTGGATTCGGTGGAAAATAACGCTTGGTTACATCATCATGGATATGAGGTGCCGCATCTGAAGAAAATTTCAcag AAAGCGCGCATAGAACGAACAGCGTTTGGCAAAATGCGTTCAGAATACGCGTACGATGTTTTTTATGGCATAAAAGTTCGTGTTACAACGAACGCGGAACAAAAAGACGCGGTTATCCAACTCTTGACGTTGTGCGGCGCAGTTGTTCAAAATGGCGGCGATATAGTTCGACAAGATGGCGGATTGACTCAACATGGCGGGCGAATGCAACAAAACGTCGGACTAACACAAAATTGCGGCCGagttttacaacaaaatgaCGGGTTGACTCGAAATGGCGCCCAAAATGGACATCagaattttgatttgacaGTTGGTGTAAGAAATGGCGAAGTGAGTTCCAAATGGGTTTTCGACAGTGTCGCCGCGGCTAGAATGAGAACTACAAGAagatacattaataatatacacaatACATAA